Proteins co-encoded in one Papaver somniferum cultivar HN1 chromosome 5, ASM357369v1, whole genome shotgun sequence genomic window:
- the LOC113279679 gene encoding uncharacterized protein LOC113279679, whose product MASDKKSLHLAFAVSNIKVLIPITLDIKQDEYSSWVFLFQLHLQAHNLVFLIDDSAPPPDLDAATILQLDALCRQWMFSTMAKDLMLTVLKTGKTAKELWNHLKNIFQDNKGSRAANLESKFVNLRFVDCNNVDDYCDKLQALSNRLSDLDFPMDEKRLVIQLVNGLPEEYNIVASFIQQSMPSFDTARSQLRTEEIRREQQSNFSSHTALAAANNQRPPATSSSVTSSFHSASAHQRPEPSSLMGHQAALLPTPPGPIRHPTAPNWAPQWTSPPSPYPAVPYWSQQHHLSGRGRGRQFRGRGRGRGRTFSAARSPQAYVTPTTEYLQPSDIAEAYSSMSIRAPDDDFYMDTGATSHITSDPGFEFEEDYSPM is encoded by the exons ATGGCAAGTGACAAAAAATCCTTACATCTGGCTTTCGCCGTTTCTAACATCAAAGTTTTGATCCCTATTACTCTAGATATCAAACAAGATGAATATTCTTCATGGGTTTTCCTTTTCCAACTTCATCTACAAGCACACAACCTCGTTTTTCTTATTGACGATTCCGCTCCACCACCAGATCTTGATGCTGCCACCATACTACAACTTGATGCCCTCTGCCGtcaatggatgttctccaccatggccaAAGATTTGATGCTTACAGTTCTCAAAACTGGTAAAACTGCGAAAGAGTTATGGAATCATCTTAAAAATATTTTCCAAGACAACAAAGGAAGCCGTGCCGCTAACCTAGAAAGTAAGTTCGTGAATCTAAGATTTGTTGATTGTAACAATGTTGATGATTATTGTGATAAGCTACAGGCACTTTCGAATCGACTAAGTGATCTTGATTTTCCAATGGATGAGAAACGTTTGGTTATACAACTTGTCAATGGACTTCCGGAGGaatacaatattgttgcctcctTCATCCAACAATCGATGCCATCTTTTGACACTGCTCGCTCTCAATTACGCACTGAGGAGATTCGCCGTGAACAACAATCAAACTTCAGCTCCCATACTGCCCTTGCGGCTGCCAACAACCAGCGTCCACCTGCTACTTCTTCTTCCGTCACCAGCAGTTTTCACTCAGCGTCTGCCCACCAGCGTCCCGAGCCCAGTTCCCTGATGGGCCACCAAGCTGCTCTTCTGCCAACTCCACCAGGCCCAATACGTCACCCTACTGCACCCAACTGGGCTCCCCAATGGACGTCTCCCCCAAGCCCATACCCTGCTGTACCTTACTGGAGTCAGCAGCATCATCTCTCTGGTCGTGGCCGAGGTCGTCAGTTCCGTGGGCGTGGCCGTGGTCGCGGACGCACCTTCTCAGCAGCCCGTTCACCACAAGCTTACGTCACTCCTACAACGGAATACCTTCAACCATCGGATATTGCCGAAGCATACAGCTCCATGAGCATTCGAGCGCCTGATGATGACTTCTACATGGACACTGGCGCAACATCACACATCACCTCGGATCCAG gatttgaatTCGAGGAAGACTATTCTCCGATGTGA